A region from the Streptosporangium sp. NBC_01756 genome encodes:
- a CDS encoding response regulator transcription factor, producing the protein MRVLVVEDARSLAAVLVEGLRDQGMAVDVAHDGLEAAAKLDLNAYDVVVLDRDLPGIHGDTLCQMITERDDHVMVLMLTASGSPGDRVSGLTLGADDYLAKPFHFPELVVRIRSLARRRPFARARTLRAAGIELDPTHRTATRDGRKLDLSVKEFALLEALLRATPAFLSTEDLLEQVWDEHADPFTNTVTVTVGRLRRKLGAPSIITTTPGVGYRIADLPGSGPTADRR; encoded by the coding sequence GTGAGGGTACTGGTGGTCGAGGACGCGCGCTCCCTCGCCGCCGTCCTGGTCGAGGGTCTACGCGATCAGGGCATGGCCGTGGACGTGGCGCACGACGGCCTGGAGGCCGCGGCCAAACTCGACCTCAACGCCTACGACGTGGTCGTCCTCGACCGCGACCTGCCGGGAATCCACGGTGACACCCTCTGCCAGATGATCACTGAACGCGACGACCACGTCATGGTCCTGATGCTGACCGCGTCCGGCTCGCCCGGCGACCGGGTCAGCGGCCTGACTCTGGGGGCCGACGACTACCTCGCCAAGCCCTTCCACTTCCCCGAACTGGTCGTGCGCATCCGTTCCCTGGCCCGTCGGCGGCCCTTCGCCCGGGCCCGCACCCTGCGCGCGGCGGGCATCGAGCTCGACCCCACGCACCGCACCGCCACCCGCGACGGCCGTAAACTCGACCTGTCGGTCAAGGAATTCGCCCTCCTCGAAGCCCTGCTACGCGCCACTCCGGCCTTTCTCAGTACCGAGGACCTGCTCGAACAGGTCTGGGACGAACACGCCGACCCGTTCACCAACACCGTCACCGTCACCGTCGGCCGTCTGCGCCGCAAACTCGGCGCCCCTTCGATCATCACCACCACACCCGGCGTGGGCTACCGCATCGCCGACCTGCCCGGTTCGGGCCCGACCGCCGACCGGCGCTGA
- a CDS encoding sensor histidine kinase yields the protein MKNLRRLALPGRTVRLRFTALYGALFLLSGVGLLTVANLVTLGSSTVSVPAGNPSLQRPTLAAAQELIGLLQVRLSEMQTLQSRQLLISSVVALAVMAVVSVVLGRVVAGRVLRPLRTITAATRRISADNLHERLAVPGPADEVKDLADTVDGLLERLEGSFAAQRRFVADASHELRTPLATMRASLDVAVAKPGPVPAQTIALADRLRTELDRVDQLLDGFLMLARTQHGALSDRATISLGRVVSAALEARAADITDKGLTVHDGDVHDSAWTRGSRTLLSRMVDNVIDNAITHNHDGGWIRVATTADGTTARVIVETGGQVLDQEQLARLAQPFQRLGADRTGSDHGSGLGLSIVSAVATAHGGNLDLRARPEGGLRVAVSLPLAGGPA from the coding sequence ATGAAGAATCTGCGGCGTCTGGCGCTGCCGGGCCGCACCGTACGGCTGCGCTTCACCGCCCTGTACGGTGCCCTGTTCCTGCTGTCCGGCGTCGGACTGCTGACCGTCGCCAACCTGGTGACCCTCGGGTCGTCGACGGTCTCAGTGCCTGCCGGGAACCCTTCACTCCAGCGGCCCACGCTCGCGGCCGCCCAGGAGCTCATCGGCCTGCTCCAGGTTCGGCTCTCGGAGATGCAGACGCTCCAGTCGCGCCAACTCCTGATCAGCTCGGTGGTCGCGCTCGCCGTCATGGCGGTGGTGTCGGTCGTACTAGGCCGGGTCGTCGCAGGCCGGGTGCTGCGCCCGTTGCGGACGATCACTGCGGCCACCCGGCGGATCTCCGCCGACAACCTGCACGAGCGGCTCGCCGTACCGGGCCCCGCCGACGAGGTGAAGGACCTCGCCGACACCGTCGACGGGCTGCTGGAACGCCTGGAGGGCTCCTTCGCCGCGCAGCGCAGATTCGTCGCCGACGCCTCCCACGAACTGCGCACCCCGCTGGCGACCATGCGGGCGTCGCTGGATGTGGCCGTCGCCAAGCCGGGGCCCGTACCGGCGCAGACGATCGCGCTCGCCGACCGGCTCCGCACCGAACTCGACCGGGTGGATCAGCTTCTGGACGGCTTCCTCATGCTCGCCCGCACCCAGCACGGCGCCCTGTCCGACCGTGCGACGATCTCGCTCGGCCGCGTGGTGTCCGCGGCCTTGGAGGCCCGAGCCGCCGACATCACGGACAAGGGCCTGACCGTCCACGACGGAGACGTCCATGACAGTGCCTGGACGCGGGGAAGTCGCACGCTCCTGTCCCGTATGGTCGACAATGTGATCGACAACGCGATCACCCACAACCACGACGGCGGCTGGATCCGGGTCGCCACCACGGCCGACGGCACAACGGCGCGAGTCATCGTGGAGACCGGCGGGCAGGTTCTCGACCAGGAGCAGCTCGCGAGGCTGGCCCAGCCGTTCCAGCGGCTCGGCGCGGACCGGACCGGCTCCGACCATGGCTCCGGGCTCGGACTGTCGATCGTCTCGGCCGTCGCCACGGCGCACGGCGGCAACCTGGACCTGCGTGCCCGGCCCGAAGGCGGTCTCCGGGTCGCCGTGTCCCTGCCTCTGGCAGGTGGCCCGGCGTGA
- a CDS encoding ABC transporter ATP-binding protein: MQATIEVNGLRKRFGPTLALDGMSFTVRPGQVTGFVGPNGAGKSTTMRVILGLDAADEGSALVGGRPYKSLRAPMRHIGALLDAAALQPSRSARNHLLWLAHSQGLTVRRVDEVIEQVGLTSVARRRAGGFSLGMRQRLGIASALLGDPPVLMLDEPVNGLDPEGIVWIRGFLRSLAAEGRAVLISSHLMSELQDAADHLVVVGRGRVITDTGVADLIAAASGGRVTLRTTAREHAMSALTHAGATVTVTGRDTLTVSGLPAEHVVALLNAGAVPFSEVSAHRATLEEAYLELTKDAAEFRGTR; this comes from the coding sequence ATGCAAGCAACCATCGAAGTCAACGGCCTGCGCAAACGCTTCGGGCCGACCCTGGCATTGGACGGGATGTCCTTCACCGTCAGGCCGGGACAGGTCACCGGCTTCGTCGGGCCCAACGGCGCGGGCAAATCCACCACGATGCGGGTGATCCTCGGCCTGGACGCGGCCGACGAGGGCAGCGCACTGGTCGGCGGGCGGCCGTACAAGAGCCTGCGCGCCCCGATGCGTCACATCGGGGCGCTGCTGGACGCCGCCGCGCTGCAGCCGAGCCGCAGCGCCCGCAACCACCTGCTGTGGCTCGCGCACTCCCAGGGGCTGACCGTAAGGCGGGTCGACGAGGTGATCGAGCAGGTCGGGCTGACCTCGGTGGCCCGGCGCAGGGCGGGCGGCTTCTCACTGGGTATGCGCCAGCGGCTGGGGATCGCCTCCGCGCTGCTCGGCGATCCACCGGTGCTCATGCTGGACGAGCCGGTCAACGGCCTCGATCCCGAGGGCATCGTGTGGATCCGCGGCTTCCTGCGCTCGCTGGCCGCCGAAGGACGCGCCGTGCTGATCTCCAGCCACCTGATGAGCGAGCTGCAGGATGCCGCCGACCATCTCGTGGTGGTCGGCCGCGGCCGGGTCATCACCGACACCGGTGTGGCCGACCTGATCGCCGCCGCCTCCGGCGGCCGGGTCACGCTGCGCACGACGGCACGAGAGCACGCGATGTCGGCGCTGACCCACGCCGGCGCCACCGTGACCGTCACCGGACGCGACACGCTCACCGTCTCGGGGCTGCCGGCTGAGCACGTCGTGGCGCTGCTCAACGCCGGTGCGGTGCCGTTCTCGGAGGTGTCCGCGCACCGCGCGACGCTGGAGGAGGCGTATCTGGAGCTCACCAAGGACGCGGCCGAATTCCGGGGGACGCGATGA
- a CDS encoding ABC transporter permease: MRQHLHAEWTKLRTLPGTGWLLLALVTLTVAVSVAAAAVVSCTPAGCGHDPAKISLFGIQAGQAVVAILAVPAISGEFGTGMIRTTLAALPGRITVLSAKAVILTGLTLTAGSVAVLASALAGRVILLDNGFAPELPALTGGPMLRAAVGSVLYLALIALLSLGIATAVRDSATAIGVVLGLLYLFPAIILMIPNEDAAKLLWQISPMNAGLAIQATTHLSSLPLSPWAGLGVLAAWAAAALLGGGLLLRLRDA; encoded by the coding sequence ATGAGACAGCACCTGCATGCGGAATGGACGAAACTACGTACGCTGCCAGGAACCGGCTGGCTCCTGCTCGCTCTTGTCACGCTGACCGTCGCCGTGAGCGTCGCGGCGGCCGCCGTCGTGTCCTGCACCCCGGCCGGCTGCGGCCACGACCCCGCCAAGATCAGCCTCTTCGGGATCCAGGCGGGCCAGGCGGTCGTCGCCATCCTGGCCGTACCGGCGATCAGCGGAGAGTTCGGCACCGGCATGATCCGCACCACCCTGGCGGCGCTGCCAGGACGGATCACCGTCCTGTCCGCCAAGGCCGTCATCCTCACCGGGCTGACGCTGACCGCGGGAAGCGTCGCGGTGCTCGCGTCCGCGCTGGCCGGGCGGGTCATCCTGCTCGACAACGGCTTCGCCCCTGAGCTGCCGGCCCTCACCGGCGGGCCGATGCTGCGCGCCGCCGTCGGCTCGGTGCTCTACCTCGCGCTGATCGCCCTGCTCAGCCTGGGCATCGCCACCGCCGTACGGGACTCCGCGACCGCGATCGGCGTCGTCCTCGGTCTGCTCTACCTCTTCCCGGCCATCATTCTCATGATCCCCAACGAGGACGCCGCCAAGCTCCTGTGGCAGATCTCGCCGATGAACGCGGGGCTCGCCATCCAGGCGACCACCCACCTCTCCAGCCTGCCCCTCAGCCCGTGGGCGGGCCTCGGCGTGCTCGCAGCCTGGGCCGCCGCGGCGCTCCTGGGCGGTGGCCTGCTGTTACGACTACGCGATGCGTGA